The following coding sequences lie in one Streptomyces sp. NBC_00510 genomic window:
- a CDS encoding glutamate ABC transporter substrate-binding protein encodes MGRQERGWRVRGWAAVVSAAALCAAAAAGAVLPLQYGKDGDRDRPEARAAATGTPAAAPGKATADDDCGGHPEASLRPSSASGPAIERIKKRGKLVIGVDQNGYRWSYRDPVSRKIVGFDIDLAKAIAKDILGSEDAILYKTVPTAKRFDAVNNRDVDLLVRTVSITCERIKEKHIAFSTAYFEAGQQLLVPRQGSAIKGFDSSVKGKRICVAQGSTGQAELEKEKERLQPRVLLVANQLDCLVMLQLGEADAVFTDNALAAGQAAQDPAVRLVGTPVTTEYYGVAMNEKDTDLVRRVNRVLEDYRSGGPDSPWMQAYRTWLEADLPGIEGPPEPLYKD; translated from the coding sequence ATGGGACGCCAGGAGCGTGGGTGGCGCGTGCGGGGCTGGGCGGCCGTGGTCTCGGCGGCCGCGTTGTGCGCGGCCGCGGCCGCCGGCGCCGTGCTGCCGCTGCAGTACGGCAAAGACGGGGACCGGGACCGGCCGGAGGCACGGGCGGCGGCCACCGGGACGCCGGCCGCCGCGCCGGGGAAGGCCACGGCCGACGACGACTGCGGCGGCCACCCGGAGGCGAGTCTGCGGCCGTCCTCAGCGAGCGGACCGGCGATCGAACGGATCAAAAAGCGCGGCAAACTGGTCATCGGGGTCGACCAGAACGGCTACCGCTGGAGCTACCGCGACCCGGTATCCCGGAAGATCGTCGGCTTCGACATCGACCTGGCCAAGGCCATCGCCAAGGACATCCTCGGCAGCGAGGACGCCATCCTCTACAAGACCGTGCCGACCGCCAAGCGCTTCGACGCCGTCAACAACCGTGACGTGGACCTGCTGGTGCGCACCGTGAGCATCACCTGCGAACGGATCAAGGAGAAGCACATCGCCTTCTCCACCGCCTACTTCGAGGCGGGGCAGCAACTGCTGGTCCCCCGTCAGGGTTCCGCCATCAAGGGGTTCGACTCCTCCGTGAAGGGGAAACGGATCTGCGTCGCCCAGGGGAGCACCGGGCAGGCCGAGCTGGAGAAGGAGAAGGAGCGGCTGCAGCCCCGCGTCCTGCTCGTGGCGAACCAGCTGGACTGCCTGGTGATGCTGCAACTCGGCGAGGCGGACGCCGTCTTCACCGACAACGCGCTGGCCGCCGGCCAGGCCGCCCAGGACCCGGCGGTGCGGCTGGTGGGCACCCCGGTCACCACCGAGTACTACGGCGTGGCGATGAACGAGAAGGACACCGACCTGGTGCGCCGGGTCAACAGGGTGCTGGAGGACTACCGCAGCGGTGGCCCGGACAGTCCTTGGATGCAGGCGTACCGTACCTGGCTGGAGGCGGACCTTCCCGGCATCGAGGGGCCGCCGGAACCGCTCTACAAGGACTGA
- a CDS encoding ATPase gives MGLNPLVVDGVLAVDAGNSKTDVALVAADGTVLATARGGGFQPQIVGTETAVEVIARIVERAADAAGLAPRPGGPLVRHVSACLANADLPVEEQQLELAVHARGWGETTRVANDTFALLRAGVDGPRGVAVVCGAGINCAGMLPDGRTARFPAIGHLSGDWGGGAGLADEALWWAARAEDGRGGATALAAALPGHFGLTSMYALIEALHLGHLAISRKHELTPVLFATAQAGDPVARAIVERQAEEIVVMATVALRRLDLLDEEADVVLGGGVLAARHPLLMDSVTSLLAAAAPKAVPKVVTSPPVLGAALLGLDRTGATAEAHARLRAHYASVGSVS, from the coding sequence GTGGGCCTGAACCCTCTCGTCGTCGACGGGGTGCTCGCCGTCGACGCGGGCAACAGCAAGACCGACGTCGCCCTCGTCGCCGCCGACGGGACGGTGCTGGCCACCGCCCGCGGCGGCGGGTTCCAGCCGCAGATCGTCGGCACCGAGACGGCGGTCGAGGTGATCGCGCGCATCGTCGAGCGGGCCGCCGACGCCGCCGGCCTCGCCCCGCGGCCCGGGGGGCCGCTGGTGCGGCACGTCTCCGCGTGCCTGGCCAACGCCGACCTCCCCGTGGAGGAGCAGCAGCTCGAACTGGCCGTCCACGCCCGGGGCTGGGGCGAGACCACCCGGGTCGCCAACGACACCTTCGCCCTCCTGCGGGCGGGCGTCGACGGGCCGCGCGGGGTCGCCGTGGTGTGCGGCGCCGGCATCAACTGCGCGGGCATGCTCCCGGACGGGCGCACGGCCCGCTTCCCGGCCATCGGCCACCTGTCCGGCGACTGGGGCGGCGGGGCGGGCCTGGCCGACGAGGCCCTGTGGTGGGCGGCGCGCGCCGAGGACGGCCGCGGCGGCGCCACCGCGCTCGCCGCCGCGCTCCCCGGGCACTTCGGGCTGACCTCGATGTACGCCCTGATCGAGGCCCTGCACCTGGGCCACCTCGCGATCTCCCGCAAGCACGAGCTGACCCCCGTCCTCTTCGCGACCGCGCAGGCCGGCGACCCGGTCGCCCGGGCCATCGTGGAGCGGCAGGCCGAGGAGATCGTGGTCATGGCCACGGTCGCGCTGCGCCGGCTCGACCTGCTCGACGAGGAGGCCGACGTCGTCCTGGGCGGCGGTGTGCTGGCCGCCCGCCACCCCTTGCTGATGGACTCCGTGACCTCCCTGCTGGCCGCCGCGGCGCCCAAGGCCGTCCCCAAGGTGGTGACCTCACCGCCGGTGCTGGGCGCCGCCCTGCTGGGCCTGGACCGCACCGGCGCGACGGCGGAGGCGCACGCCCGGCTGCGGGCGCACTACGCATCGGTGGGCTCCGTGTCGTAA
- a CDS encoding 6-phospho-beta-glucosidase: MKLAVVGGGSTYTPELIDGFARLRETLPVEELVLVDPAEDRLRLVGGLARRIFARQGHPGTVTTTSDLDAGVAGADAVLLQLRVGGQAARAQDEAWPLECGCVGQETTGAGGLAKALRTVPVVLDIAERVRRAAPGAWIIDFTNPVGIVTRALLQAGHKAVGLCNVAIGFQRKFAGLLGVAPEDVHLDHVGLNHLTWERGVRLGGPAGEDVLPKLLAGHADTIAADLHLPRPVLDRLGVVPSYYLRYYYAHDEVVREMRTKPSRAAEVAAIEAELLGMYGDETLDEKPELLSRRGGAYYSEAAVALASSLLRDTGDVQVVNTLNNGTLAFLPDDAVIEVPATVDANGTHPLPVPPLDPLFAGLVANVTAYEDLALTAAVHGGRDRVFKALLSHPLVGQYEYAEALTDRLIAHNREHLAWA; the protein is encoded by the coding sequence ATGAAGCTGGCGGTCGTGGGCGGCGGGTCCACGTACACCCCGGAACTCATCGACGGTTTCGCCCGGTTGCGGGAGACCCTGCCGGTCGAGGAGCTGGTCCTGGTCGACCCCGCCGAGGACCGGCTGCGGCTGGTCGGCGGGCTCGCCCGGCGGATCTTCGCGAGGCAGGGCCACCCCGGCACCGTGACCACCACCTCGGACCTGGACGCGGGCGTGGCCGGGGCCGACGCCGTGCTGCTGCAACTGCGCGTGGGCGGCCAGGCCGCCCGGGCGCAGGACGAGGCGTGGCCGCTGGAGTGCGGCTGCGTCGGTCAGGAGACCACCGGCGCGGGCGGGCTGGCCAAGGCGCTGCGCACGGTGCCGGTGGTGCTGGACATCGCCGAGCGGGTCCGCCGGGCCGCTCCCGGTGCCTGGATCATCGACTTCACCAACCCGGTCGGCATCGTCACCCGCGCCCTGCTGCAGGCCGGTCACAAGGCCGTCGGGCTGTGCAACGTCGCCATCGGCTTCCAGCGGAAGTTCGCCGGGCTGCTCGGCGTGGCGCCCGAGGACGTCCACCTGGACCACGTGGGCCTCAACCACCTCACCTGGGAACGCGGCGTCCGGCTCGGCGGCCCCGCCGGCGAGGACGTCCTGCCGAAGCTGCTCGCCGGGCACGCCGACACCATCGCCGCCGACCTCCACCTGCCCCGCCCGGTGCTGGACCGGCTGGGCGTGGTGCCCTCGTACTACCTGCGCTACTACTACGCCCACGACGAGGTCGTTCGGGAGATGCGGACCAAGCCGTCCCGGGCCGCCGAGGTGGCCGCCATCGAGGCGGAGCTGCTGGGGATGTACGGGGACGAGACCCTCGACGAGAAGCCGGAGCTGCTCTCCCGGCGCGGCGGGGCCTACTACTCCGAGGCCGCCGTGGCCCTCGCCTCCTCCCTCCTGCGGGACACCGGCGACGTCCAGGTCGTCAACACCCTCAACAACGGCACCCTCGCGTTCCTCCCCGACGACGCCGTCATCGAGGTCCCGGCCACCGTGGACGCGAACGGGACGCACCCGCTGCCCGTCCCGCCCCTGGACCCGCTGTTCGCCGGTCTGGTCGCGAACGTCACCGCCTACGAGGACCTGGCGCTGACCGCCGCCGTGCACGGCGGACGCGACCGGGTCTTCAAGGCCCTGCTCTCGCACCCCCTCGTCGGCCAGTACGAGTACGCCGAGGCCCTGACCGACCGTCTGATCGCGCACAACCGGGAGCACCTCGCGTGGGCCTGA
- a CDS encoding carbohydrate ABC transporter permease, whose translation MTTHATLAPSAPASATGLPSGARRTAARKAALHWIAVHALGIAAALFFVLPFVFVFLTAVMSDNQALTRDLWPRTWEWGNFGTVWDTPGFLTWWRNTLLYAGLGTVLTVVSSTPVAYALAKFRFRGRNLSMMLVISTMMLPPQVVIVPMYLFWAKQLHLSGTLWPLIIPMAFGDAFTIFLLRQFLLTIPKEYTDAAKVDGCGELRTMLRVVLPMAKPAIAAVALFQFFYCWNDYFGPQIYASENPAAWTLSYGLESFKGAHHTNWNLTMAATVLVMAPVIVVFFFAQKAFIEGVTLTGVKG comes from the coding sequence ATGACGACCCACGCGACCCTCGCCCCCTCCGCCCCGGCGTCCGCCACCGGACTCCCCTCCGGTGCGCGGCGCACCGCGGCCCGCAAGGCGGCGCTGCACTGGATCGCGGTGCACGCCCTCGGCATCGCCGCCGCGCTCTTCTTCGTCCTGCCGTTCGTCTTCGTCTTCCTCACCGCGGTGATGAGCGACAACCAGGCCCTCACCCGCGACCTGTGGCCCAGGACCTGGGAGTGGGGCAACTTCGGCACCGTCTGGGACACCCCGGGTTTCCTCACCTGGTGGCGCAACACCCTGCTGTACGCGGGCCTCGGGACCGTGCTGACCGTCGTCTCCAGCACGCCGGTCGCCTACGCGCTGGCCAAGTTCCGCTTCCGCGGGCGGAATCTGTCGATGATGCTCGTGATCTCCACGATGATGCTGCCCCCGCAGGTCGTCATCGTGCCCATGTACCTGTTCTGGGCGAAGCAGCTGCACCTGTCGGGGACGCTGTGGCCGCTGATCATCCCGATGGCCTTCGGCGACGCGTTCACCATCTTCCTGCTCCGGCAGTTCCTGCTCACCATCCCCAAGGAGTACACGGACGCGGCGAAGGTCGACGGCTGCGGCGAACTGCGCACGATGCTGCGCGTCGTGCTCCCGATGGCGAAGCCGGCCATCGCCGCGGTGGCGCTGTTCCAGTTCTTCTACTGCTGGAACGACTACTTCGGCCCGCAGATCTACGCGAGCGAGAACCCGGCCGCCTGGACCCTGAGCTACGGCCTGGAGTCCTTCAAGGGCGCCCACCACACCAACTGGAACCTGACGATGGCCGCCACGGTGCTGGTCATGGCACCCGTGATCGTCGTCTTCTTCTTCGCGCAAAAGGCCTTCATCGAAGGCGTGACGTTGACGGGAGTCAAAGGATGA
- a CDS encoding sugar ABC transporter permease, whose product MSTVHPMLRAKRRREALRTLAFLSPWLIGFSVFFAYPLVSTVYFSFMKYDGFTAPTWNGLKNWSYVFSDYPFFWPALRNTLWLVVVMVSLRVVFGLGIGLLITKIKTGAGLFRTAFYLPYLAPPVAATMAFAFLLNPGTGPVNHLLGSVGLPTPGWFNDPSWSKPALTLLALWGIGDLMVIFMAALLDVPKEQYEAAELDGAGPWSRFRYVTLPNISPIVMFSVVTGVIQTMQYYTQPLVAGKVASGIIGGSGQQFEPGYPEKSTLTLPQLVYNLGFQRFDTGSACVIALVLFALSMAFTALLMRRRSGFLTAED is encoded by the coding sequence ATGAGCACCGTCCACCCGATGCTGAGGGCGAAGCGCCGCCGCGAGGCGCTTCGCACCCTCGCCTTCCTCTCGCCCTGGTTGATCGGCTTCAGCGTCTTCTTCGCCTACCCGCTGGTCTCGACCGTCTACTTCTCCTTCATGAAGTACGACGGCTTCACCGCCCCCACCTGGAACGGCCTCAAGAACTGGTCGTACGTCTTCAGCGACTACCCGTTCTTCTGGCCGGCGCTGCGCAACACCCTGTGGCTGGTCGTGGTCATGGTCAGCCTGCGGGTCGTGTTCGGGCTCGGGATCGGGCTGCTGATCACGAAGATCAAGACGGGCGCGGGGCTGTTCCGCACCGCCTTCTACCTGCCCTACCTGGCCCCGCCGGTGGCCGCGACCATGGCCTTCGCCTTCCTGCTCAACCCCGGCACCGGGCCGGTCAACCACCTGCTGGGCAGCGTCGGGCTGCCGACGCCCGGCTGGTTCAACGACCCATCCTGGTCCAAGCCCGCCCTCACGCTGCTGGCCCTGTGGGGCATCGGCGACCTCATGGTCATCTTCATGGCGGCGCTGCTCGACGTGCCCAAGGAGCAGTACGAGGCCGCCGAGCTGGACGGCGCCGGCCCCTGGTCGCGGTTCCGCTACGTCACGCTGCCGAACATCTCGCCCATCGTGATGTTCTCCGTCGTGACCGGGGTGATCCAGACGATGCAGTACTACACACAGCCCCTGGTCGCCGGGAAGGTCGCCAGCGGCATCATCGGCGGCTCCGGCCAGCAGTTCGAACCCGGCTACCCGGAGAAGTCCACGCTGACCCTGCCGCAACTGGTCTACAACCTCGGCTTCCAGCGCTTCGACACCGGCTCGGCCTGTGTGATCGCCCTCGTGCTCTTCGCGCTCTCCATGGCCTTCACCGCGCTCCTGATGCGCCGCCGCAGCGGCTTCCTGACGGCGGAGGACTGA
- a CDS encoding ABC transporter substrate-binding protein, translating to MSGSTKTAAAAVAAAAAITLLTSACTGSGNNTAGDDPSKDVTITFWHGWSAPSEVKAIDANVKAFEKAHPNIHVKVQGNITDDKINQALRAGGPNAPDVVSSFTTDNVGKFCSSNAFADLDPFLKKSGIDPAATFPKPMLEYTQFEGKRCTLPLLGDAYGLYYNKDAFKAAGITSPPKTLSEFKADAVKLTKSKGDSYSQLGFMPNFHGYESTTTHLAAQWGAKYFDADGKSGVAKDPGFAAMFTWQQDMVKALGGFKKLEKYRSGFGDEWGAKNPFHTGQVAMAIDGEWRAGMAGEAGTKFEIGVAPFPVPDDQADTYGKGYLSGTIIGVANTSAKKNAAWELVKYMATDTHAVVSFANAIHNVPSTLAALKSPELDADPLFRTFVEIAQNPNSTTTPASVNGGTYQLTLQDFGYAYEAGKQTDLAAGLKGVDEQVDKDIAQAR from the coding sequence GTGTCCGGTTCCACCAAGACGGCCGCGGCCGCCGTCGCGGCCGCCGCCGCGATAACCCTGCTGACGAGCGCGTGCACGGGCTCCGGCAACAACACCGCAGGCGACGACCCCAGCAAGGACGTGACCATCACCTTCTGGCACGGCTGGTCCGCGCCGAGCGAGGTGAAGGCGATCGACGCCAACGTCAAGGCGTTCGAGAAGGCCCACCCCAACATCCACGTCAAGGTGCAGGGCAACATCACCGACGACAAGATCAACCAGGCGCTGCGGGCCGGCGGCCCCAACGCCCCGGACGTCGTCTCCTCCTTCACCACCGACAACGTCGGCAAGTTCTGCTCGTCCAACGCCTTCGCCGACCTGGACCCGTTCCTGAAAAAGTCCGGCATCGACCCGGCCGCCACCTTCCCCAAGCCGATGCTGGAGTACACCCAGTTCGAGGGGAAGCGCTGCACGCTGCCGCTGCTCGGCGACGCCTACGGCCTGTACTACAACAAGGACGCCTTCAAGGCCGCCGGGATCACCTCCCCGCCGAAGACCCTCTCGGAGTTCAAGGCCGACGCGGTCAAGCTCACCAAGAGCAAGGGCGACTCGTACTCCCAGCTCGGATTCATGCCGAACTTCCACGGCTACGAGTCCACCACCACGCACCTGGCCGCACAGTGGGGCGCGAAGTACTTCGACGCCGACGGCAAGTCCGGCGTCGCCAAGGACCCGGGCTTCGCGGCCATGTTCACCTGGCAGCAGGACATGGTGAAGGCGCTCGGCGGCTTCAAGAAGCTGGAGAAGTACCGGTCGGGCTTCGGTGACGAGTGGGGCGCCAAGAACCCCTTCCACACCGGCCAGGTGGCCATGGCCATCGACGGCGAGTGGCGGGCCGGCATGGCCGGGGAGGCGGGCACGAAGTTCGAGATCGGCGTCGCCCCCTTCCCCGTGCCGGACGACCAGGCCGACACCTACGGCAAGGGCTACCTGTCGGGCACGATCATCGGCGTCGCCAACACCAGCGCCAAGAAGAACGCCGCCTGGGAGCTGGTGAAGTACATGGCCACCGACACCCACGCGGTGGTGAGCTTCGCCAACGCCATCCACAACGTGCCCTCCACGCTGGCCGCGCTGAAGTCCCCGGAGCTGGACGCCGATCCCCTCTTCCGCACCTTCGTGGAGATCGCGCAGAACCCCAACAGCACCACCACCCCCGCCAGCGTCAACGGCGGCACCTACCAGCTGACGCTGCAGGACTTCGGCTACGCCTACGAGGCGGGCAAGCAGACCGACCTGGCCGCCGGCCTCAAGGGCGTCGACGAGCAGGTCGACAAGGACATCGCGCAGGCCCGCTGA
- a CDS encoding ROK family transcriptional regulator, producing MNDRAALDLLIEHGPLSRTRIGKLTGLSKPTASQLLARLEAAGLVLATGTTAGRPGPNAQLYAVNPAAAHVAGLDVTTERIRAAVADITGRVAGVFELAAPGRGRRGQGGAVEQVVQAVDGAVKAAGLHRTDLHRIVVGTPGAFDPSTGRLRYASHLPGWHSPTLLDELAAALPVPLEYDNDVNLAAVAEQRLGAARDHDDFVLLWNEEGIGAAIVIGGRLHRGWTGGAGEVGFMPVPGTPLVRHVAKANAGGFQELAGCNAVLRIARELGLAVPRGTQAEGASALLAAAAGTGDDAHAELLRRFATGLAIGLASLVTVLDPELIVLAGGVIAAGGEPLRSLVQSELAELAVPRPRLVLGGVPNDPVLSGALQSALATTRDEVFDTSR from the coding sequence ATGAACGACCGCGCCGCGCTCGACCTGCTCATCGAACACGGCCCGCTCTCCCGTACCCGGATCGGCAAGCTCACCGGCCTGTCGAAGCCCACCGCCTCCCAACTGCTCGCCCGTCTCGAAGCGGCCGGGCTGGTCCTCGCCACCGGTACGACGGCCGGGCGCCCGGGGCCCAACGCCCAGCTGTACGCGGTCAACCCCGCGGCCGCGCACGTCGCCGGCCTCGACGTGACGACCGAGCGCATCCGTGCCGCCGTCGCCGACATCACCGGCCGGGTGGCCGGCGTGTTCGAGCTCGCCGCCCCGGGCCGCGGCCGGCGCGGCCAGGGCGGCGCCGTCGAGCAGGTCGTCCAGGCCGTCGACGGCGCGGTGAAGGCGGCCGGGCTGCACCGCACCGACCTGCACCGGATCGTCGTCGGCACCCCCGGCGCCTTCGACCCCAGCACCGGCCGGCTGCGTTACGCGAGCCACCTCCCCGGCTGGCACTCCCCCACCCTCCTGGACGAGTTGGCCGCCGCCCTGCCCGTCCCCCTGGAGTACGACAACGACGTGAACCTCGCCGCCGTCGCCGAGCAGCGGCTCGGCGCGGCCCGGGACCACGACGACTTCGTCCTGCTGTGGAACGAGGAGGGCATCGGCGCGGCCATCGTGATCGGCGGCCGGCTGCACCGCGGCTGGACCGGCGGCGCCGGCGAGGTCGGCTTCATGCCGGTGCCGGGGACCCCCCTGGTCCGGCACGTCGCCAAGGCCAACGCCGGCGGCTTCCAGGAACTGGCCGGCTGCAACGCGGTCCTGCGCATCGCGCGGGAACTGGGACTCGCCGTGCCGCGGGGCACCCAGGCCGAGGGCGCCTCGGCGCTGCTCGCCGCGGCGGCGGGGACCGGCGACGACGCGCACGCGGAGCTGCTGCGGCGCTTCGCCACCGGGCTCGCCATCGGGCTGGCCTCGCTGGTGACCGTCCTCGACCCCGAACTGATCGTCCTGGCCGGCGGGGTGATCGCCGCGGGCGGGGAGCCGCTGCGCTCCCTGGTCCAGTCCGAACTGGCCGAACTGGCCGTGCCCCGGCCCCGGCTGGTGCTCGGCGGCGTACCGAACGACCCCGTCCTGTCCGGGGCGCTGCAGAGCGCCCTCGCCACCACCCGCGACGAGGTGTTCGACACCTCGCGCTGA
- a CDS encoding mechanosensitive ion channel family protein: protein MSPSPSTVTTIDDAQKSATDAADYISQNWADWLSAGLRILLIMVIALVLRSVVRRMITKFIERMNRGAEVAATSALGGLLVNAERRRQRSEAIGSVLRSVASFVIMGTAALTVLSVLKINLAPLLASAGVAGVAIGFGARNLVTDFLSGVFMILEDQYGVGDVIDAGVASGTVVEVGLRVTKLRGDNGEIWYVRNGEVKRIGNLSQGWATAVVDVQVGYGEDLDRARTVIEEAAAAMAKDQPWDEVLWEPVEVLGLESVTSDSVLIQTQVKTMPGKSAAVGRELRWRIKRAFDAAGIAIVGGTPQAVEEAEPADPSSAVAPPSALANPASPQALAAQPLAPAPASSQPSTVK, encoded by the coding sequence GTGTCCCCCTCGCCGTCCACCGTCACGACGATCGACGACGCCCAGAAGAGCGCGACCGACGCCGCCGACTACATCAGCCAGAACTGGGCGGACTGGCTCTCCGCCGGGCTGCGCATCCTGCTGATCATGGTGATCGCGCTGGTGCTGCGGTCCGTCGTCCGCCGCATGATCACCAAGTTCATCGAGCGCATGAACCGCGGCGCCGAGGTCGCGGCGACGAGCGCGCTGGGCGGGCTGCTGGTCAACGCCGAGCGGCGGCGGCAGCGCAGTGAGGCGATCGGCTCGGTGCTGCGCAGCGTGGCCTCGTTCGTGATCATGGGGACGGCGGCACTGACGGTGCTGTCCGTACTGAAGATCAACCTGGCTCCGCTGCTGGCCAGCGCGGGTGTGGCCGGTGTGGCGATCGGCTTCGGCGCGCGGAACCTGGTGACCGACTTCCTCTCCGGCGTCTTCATGATCCTGGAGGACCAGTACGGCGTCGGCGACGTGATCGACGCGGGCGTCGCCAGCGGCACCGTGGTCGAGGTCGGACTGCGGGTGACCAAGCTGCGCGGCGACAACGGCGAGATCTGGTACGTCCGCAACGGCGAGGTCAAGCGGATCGGCAACCTCAGCCAGGGCTGGGCGACGGCCGTGGTGGACGTCCAGGTCGGCTACGGGGAGGACCTGGACCGGGCCCGCACGGTGATCGAGGAGGCCGCCGCCGCCATGGCCAAGGACCAGCCGTGGGACGAGGTGCTCTGGGAGCCGGTCGAGGTGCTGGGCCTGGAGTCGGTGACCTCGGACTCGGTGCTGATCCAGACGCAGGTCAAGACGATGCCGGGCAAGTCGGCGGCGGTCGGCCGGGAGCTGCGCTGGAGGATCAAGCGGGCCTTCGACGCGGCCGGGATCGCGATCGTCGGCGGAACCCCGCAGGCGGTGGAGGAAGCCGAGCCGGCCGACCCCTCGTCCGCCGTCGCCCCGCCGTCCGCGCTGGCCAACCCCGCCTCCCCGCAGGCCCTGGCGGCCCAGCCGCTGGCCCCGGCGCCGGCGTCGTCCCAGCCGAGCACCGTCAAGTAG
- a CDS encoding HNH endonuclease, translated as MPHVLVLNASYEPLGVVPLRRALILVLNKKAVCLEESGAYMHSATCTVPAPSVVKLTKFVRVPFRGPVPLTRRALFARDGGRCAYCGGVATSVDHVIPRSRGGQHTWDNVVAACRRCNHLKADRHVAELGWRMRNQPAPPSGLAWRIIGTGHRDPRWLPYLQPFGAEDAMARIDGISA; from the coding sequence GTGCCGCATGTCCTGGTCCTCAACGCGTCGTACGAGCCGCTCGGCGTCGTACCGCTCCGCCGCGCGCTCATCCTCGTGCTGAACAAGAAGGCCGTGTGCCTCGAGGAATCCGGCGCCTATATGCACAGCGCGACCTGTACTGTCCCCGCTCCGAGTGTCGTCAAGCTCACCAAATTCGTCCGAGTCCCCTTTCGCGGCCCCGTGCCCCTGACCCGGCGGGCGCTGTTCGCGCGGGACGGCGGCCGGTGCGCGTACTGCGGAGGCGTCGCAACCAGCGTCGACCACGTGATCCCGCGCAGCCGCGGAGGCCAGCACACGTGGGACAACGTGGTCGCGGCATGCCGCCGGTGCAACCACCTCAAGGCCGACCGCCATGTCGCCGAGCTCGGCTGGCGGATGCGCAACCAGCCCGCCCCGCCGTCCGGTCTCGCCTGGCGGATCATCGGGACGGGGCATAGGGACCCGCGCTGGCTGCCATACCTGCAGCCATTCGGCGCGGAGGACGCCATGGCCCGGATCGACGGCATATCCGCCTGA
- a CDS encoding ABC transporter permease: protein MRGLRGDALLAWALLRGSPRSEWWRLALTALGAALGTGFALAAAVVAVIGTRYADGTPRYTNDLLNLAGLRPGVIAVLLLLLVPVIAFLGQCTRIGALRREHRLAALRLSGATPRQVRRIAALEAGAAGGLGAVAGLVGFLALRAVLAAVQGDRRTPTWPTDVPVPWLPAALVVLAVPVLATLEARFALRRSAHDPLGVVAKRRPPLGGAIRWLLGPVALLAGTALMLAGTRVALDRAPAVVVVPTFLVLYVYGLLHSSAGLALLTGRLAARSGRPVLLIAGERLRNDPWAAARAHSVLMLAALVGAGWVAMRRVTVDGLRAEPGYSADDLAFYIGGWNLAGLAILIGSAVTVSGVAVGVVESLMTRRRTLAALAAAGTPRKVLWRATLLETALPLVPALLLGAGCGLTLVVPVVLHDERRALPLLEPALLTGGLLAAALLATAACLPLLRRTVHPAQLRHE from the coding sequence GTGAGGGGGCTGCGGGGGGACGCCCTGCTGGCCTGGGCACTGCTGCGGGGCTCCCCGCGCAGCGAGTGGTGGCGCCTGGCGCTCACCGCGCTCGGCGCGGCCCTCGGCACGGGCTTCGCCCTGGCGGCCGCCGTCGTGGCCGTGATCGGCACCCGGTACGCGGACGGGACGCCCCGGTACACCAACGACCTGCTCAACCTCGCCGGGCTGCGGCCGGGGGTCATCGCCGTGCTCCTGCTGCTCCTGGTCCCGGTGATCGCCTTCCTCGGCCAGTGCACCCGGATCGGCGCGCTGCGGCGTGAGCACCGGCTGGCCGCGCTCCGCCTGTCCGGGGCCACCCCGCGGCAGGTCCGGCGGATCGCCGCACTGGAGGCGGGCGCCGCCGGCGGCCTGGGGGCGGTGGCCGGGCTGGTGGGCTTCCTCGCGCTGCGGGCCGTGCTCGCGGCGGTGCAGGGCGACCGCAGGACACCGACCTGGCCCACCGACGTGCCGGTGCCGTGGCTTCCCGCCGCCCTGGTCGTCCTGGCGGTGCCGGTGCTGGCCACCCTGGAGGCACGGTTCGCCCTCCGCCGGTCGGCGCACGACCCGCTGGGCGTGGTCGCGAAGCGACGGCCGCCGCTCGGCGGGGCGATCCGCTGGCTGCTGGGCCCGGTGGCGCTGCTCGCGGGGACCGCGCTGATGCTGGCGGGGACGCGGGTGGCGCTGGACCGCGCACCGGCCGTGGTGGTGGTGCCGACGTTCCTGGTCCTGTACGTCTACGGGCTCCTCCACAGCAGCGCGGGGCTGGCACTGCTCACCGGACGGCTCGCCGCCCGGTCGGGCCGTCCGGTGCTGCTGATCGCCGGGGAACGGCTGCGGAACGACCCCTGGGCAGCGGCCCGGGCCCACTCGGTGCTGATGCTCGCGGCACTGGTGGGGGCGGGCTGGGTGGCCATGCGCCGGGTGACGGTGGACGGACTGCGCGCGGAACCGGGCTACAGCGCCGACGACCTGGCCTTCTACATCGGCGGCTGGAACCTGGCGGGGCTCGCCATCCTGATCGGCAGTGCGGTCACCGTGAGCGGCGTCGCGGTGGGCGTCGTGGAGTCGCTCATGACCCGCCGCCGGACCCTGGCCGCCCTGGCCGCGGCGGGCACGCCCCGGAAGGTGCTGTGGCGCGCCACGCTGCTGGAGACGGCGCTGCCCCTCGTCCCGGCGCTGCTGCTCGGCGCCGGCTGCGGCCTGACGCTCGTCGTCCCCGTCGTGCTCCACGACGAGCGGCGCGCTCTGCCGCTGCTGGAGCCGGCGCTGCTCACGGGCGGCCTGCTGGCCGCCGCCCTGCTGGCGACCGCCGCCTGCCTGCCGCTGCTGCGCCGCACCGTGCACCCGGCGCAGCTGCGCCACGAGTAG